CCGCCACTTCGGCGGCATAAATCACCGGCGTTTCACAGGTGGCCAGGCGGCGCGCGTTGAGGCGCCGCACGGTACGCTGACCGGCGCGGCGGCCAACGTTGCGGGGCGCTTCCAGCCGGGTGCTGTCGCGGGCCACGGTATACCAGTAATCCCGCTGCATCCCCCGGCCGTCTTCGCCGATGACTGCGCAGCTCAGGCTGTGGCGCGAGCTGGGATAGCCGCCCAGGAACCCGTGGCTGTTGCCGTACACCCGGCGACCGCTGTGGCTGGACACCGTTGCCCCTTCGGAGTTGCTGATGCGCGGGTCCACCGCCAGGGCGGCCCCTTCGCATTCCAGGGCCAGCGCGATGGCCTGCTCAGGGCTGAGCGGCCAGGGGTGATAGAGATCCAAGTCCGGCACCGTCTTGGCCAGACGCTCCGGATCGGCCAGGCCTGCGCACGGATCCTGCGCCGTATGGCGGGCGATGGCGCAGGCGGCGCCCACCGTTTCGGTGACGGCGGCAGCGGAGAAATCCGAGCTGCTGGCAGCACCTTTGCGCTGACCAAAGTACACCGTCACGCCCAGGCTCCTGTCGCAGTTGTGTTCCACCGTCTCCACTTCGCCCCGCCGCGCCGTGACCGACAAACCGCTTTCAACACTGACCCCGGCTTCCGCCGCCGACGCCCCCAGGCGCCGGGCCTCCGCCAATATCGTCTGCACGATAGCGGCCAGTTCCCCGTGGGCAGGCAGATTGGCGTTGTCCGATTGGCTCATGGTTTGCTCCGTTTGTTTTTTGCGTCAACCGCTGCGGGCGCACAGGACACGGATGTGGAAGATATTGCGGGAGCGCAGCCATGCCGGCCACTGGCGTCACGCGCTTGGCAACGGCATGGCGCTGTCCGTCCCCCACCCCGGGCCCCCGCTCCAAAAAGGGGAGGGTGCAGGAAGGCCACTGAGGGTGGTTTGGAACCGGGCGTGAAACGCACGCCGGGCAGTTGCCCCCGATCACCTTTTCTCCGCAGGTCCTGTGCGCCCTGTGTGCTCAAAAGTGCCCTCAGGCGCTGGTGCCGCCCACCGTCAGGCCATCAATTTTCAAGGTCGGCTGGCCCACCCCCACGGGCACGCTTTGTCCTTCTTTGCCGCAGGTGCCCACACCTTCGTCCAGCTTCAGGTCGTTGCCCACCATGGACACGCGGGTGAGCACATCGGGACCGTTGCCGACCAGGGTGGCGCCTTTGACGGGCCGGGTCACTTTGCCATTTTCGATCAGATATGCCTCGCTGGCGGAAAACACGAATTTGCCCGAGGTGATGTCCACCTGGCCACCGCCGAAGTTCACCGCGTACAGGCCTTTGTCCACCGAGGCGATAATCTCCCCCGGCTCGTGTTCGCCCGCCAGCATGTAGGTGTTGGTCATGCGCGGCATGGGCAAATGAGCGTAGGACTCGCGGCGGCCGTTGCCGGTGGGCGCGGTGTTCATCAAACGGGCGTTGAGTTTGTCCTGCATATAGCTTTTGAGCACGCCCCGCTCGATCAACACCGTGCACTGGGTGGGTGTGCCTTCGTCGTCCACATTCAGGGAGCCGCGGCGGCCGTCCAGGGTGCCATCATCCACCACGGTGCACCACTGTGATGCCACCCGCTCGCCGATCCGGCCGGCAAAGGCCGAGCTGCCTTTGCGGTTGAAATCGCCCTCCAGGCCGTGACCCACCGCTTCGTGCAGCAACACGCCGGGCCAGCCCGGCCCCAGCACCACCGTCATGGTGCCGGCGGGTGCATCACCGGCCTCCAGGTTGACCAGGGCCTGGCGCACCGCCTCGCGCGCAAGAGCCAGGCTGCGCTCACCCACAAAGCTCTGGTAGCCATGACGGCCGCCGCCCCCCGCCGTCCCCTGCTCGCGCCGGCCGCCCGCCTCGGCCACCACGCTGACGTTGAGGCGCACCAGGGGGCGCACATCGGCCGCCAGGGTGCCATCGCTGGCCGCCACCAGCACCACATCGTGCTCACCTGCCAGGCTGACCATCACCTGCTTCACTCGCGAATCCTGCCGGCGGGCTTCGGCATCCACTGCGTGCAGCAAAGCCACCTTGTCTGCCGCCGACAAGGTGTCCAGGGGATCCAGGGCGGGATAGAGCTGGTGCTGGGCCTGCGCCCGCCAAGCCTGCACGGCCCCCAAACCACCCCGGCCGGCGATGGCCCGGGCCGCGTCCGCAGCCTGGGTCAGGGCCGGCATCAGGATTTCATCGGCATAGGCAAAGCCGGTTTTTTCCCCGCTGACCGCCCGCACGCCCACACCCCGGTCGATGCCGTGACTGCCGCTTTTCACGATGCCGTCGTCCAAAGACCAGCTCTCATAGCGGCTGCTCTGGAAGTACAAATCCGCGCTGTCCACCGAACGCAGCAACAACGCGTGCAACACGGTTTCCAGCTCTCTTTCCGCCAGGCCGGCGGGAGCGAGAATCAGCTCTCTTGCCACATCTAGGGGCGCATGTGTCATGTTTTGATCCGTTCCGTTTTATTGACAATGATCGTCACCGGGGCCGCCATCCCCCGGTGCAAAACAAAGCACAACGGGCCCGGCGGCGGATTCCCAGGCCCGATGGGACACACTGACCTGCACCCGGGGCTGAAAAGCCGCCAATCATGCCGGCAGGCGGCAGTGGAGGCGCCGGTGATCGGTGGCGGGAAAGTTGCGCCGGATGCTGTCGATGCAATCCCTGTCCAGCTCCGCCATCACCACGCCGGAGCCCCGCGGCAGGCGGTCCAGCACCACGCCCCAGGGGTCGACGATCATGCTGTCGCCGTGGGTCTCGCGGCCGTTGGCGTGATAGCCGCCCTGGGCGGCGGCCACCATGTAACAGAGGTTTTCCACCGCCCGCGCCCGCACCAGAATCTCCCAATGGGCAGAGCCGGTGATGGCGGTAAAGGCCGAGGGCACCACCAGCAGCTCCAGGCCCTGATCCAGCAGGCAGCGAAACAGCTCAGGGAACCGCAGGTCGTAACACACCGCCAGGCCCATGCGGCCGAAGGGGGTGTCCACCACCGGCGCGGCGGTGCCCGGCTCGATGGTCAGGGACTCTTGGTAGTTTTCCCCTGTGGCTTCGATATGCACGTCAAACAAATGGATTTTGTCGTACCGGGCCACCCGCTCGCCGCGCTCATTGAACAGCAGGCAAGCCGCCCGCACCTTGGCCGGATCCGCCGCCTCCAGGGGCACGGTGCCGCCGGCCAGCCACACGCCGTGCCGGGCAGCCTGCTCGGCGAGAAAGGCTTGAATGGGACCCTGGCCGTCGCCCTCGCGCTGTTTGACCTTGTCCTGTTCGGAGTGGCCCATGATGGCAAAGTTCTCCGGCAACACCACCAGTTTGGCGCCCTGATCCGCCGCCTGGGCGATCAGGCGGCCGGCCTCGATAAGGTTGGCCTTCACATTGGGCCCGGAGGCCATTTGGATTGCTGCGACGAGACTCATGGCGCCTCCCTGGGTGCCGGAACGGGGAGGGTGTCCACGTCCAGCGGACGCACGCTGAGCCGGATCCGGTCGCTGTCCGCCGCCCCCGCCTGAAGCTGGAGACGGGCCGAAGGCAGGCCCAGAGCCACCAGCCAGTCACGCAACTCGCTGGCCCACAGATTCCCGCTTTCGCCACCGGGATAGCTGAGAATCAACCGCTGGTCCGGCGCGCCCAGATAGTGCCGCACGGCCGCGGCCACCGGCGCCATGGCCAGAACCACGGCCCCGCTGCGCGGCGCCGCCCAGACATCGGCGCCCAGATAATAGTCCTGCGCCATCGCCGGCATGCCGGTCAACACTGCGGCGCTATACAGCCATAACTGCTTCATAGATGAGGCTCCCTGCGATGAGATCTGCACCCAGTCCGGGTTGGGGTTGCGCCTGAAGCGGCCACCGGCGCCGCTTCCCCGGGCGCTGAACCCAGACGGTTGTGGGTCGTTGTTGTTGTGGTTCCCGGCTGGAAAGCGGAATCCTTATTGTTGTGTCTCACTTCCCGCCGGCGCGGTGCCCGCCGTGGCGACGCGCTCGATCACCGGCGCCCGCCACGGTCCCGTGACCCGGTATTCTACCCGAGTTAGTTCATCGATCTTGGGTTTGAGCAAACGTTCGAGAAACAGCACCGCCACGCCGGCGCCCACCCCCCCGGCGATGGCCCCGGCCAGGGGCAGGCCGGCGGAGACGTGGGGCACCACGATCACCCGTTGATCATAGTCCTCCGTGGCGATGCCCACCCGGCCCCGGGCAACGATGGTGGCCGCCGGCCCTTCCATGAACAGATTCTCCGTATAGGCATTGCCATCTTCCACAGCAAACAGGCCGCCAAGGCGGTCGAAGGCAAAGCCTTTTTTGAAAAAGTCCGAAAAATCAAGCGCCAGCCGCCGTGGCAGGGCCTGAAAACTGAGCAGGCCCAACAAGCGGCCGGCACCGGGGTCCACTTCCAGCATGCGGCCTTTTTTGATATCGAACTCGATGCTCCCCTGGGCGCGGGCCAGATCGAAGGCGGCTGGCGGCCCATCCCAATGCAGGGCCAGGGTGGCACTGCCCTTGCCGGACTGGATCATGTCCCCGTAGCCCAGCCCGGCGAGCACCCCGCCGGCATCGTCCGCATCCAGACTGATGGTGAAGGAAGAATGGGGCCCACCACCTTCCCACAACCAGCTTCCCTGCCCCGTGAAGCGCCATGCCGGCGCCACCGTGCTTATGTCGTCAAAACGCAAGCCGGTGGGGATGCGGGACGCCCGCAGGCGCAGGCGGCCCAGCTCCAGGGCGCCGTAGCGCAGCGCCTGAACGTCCAGCTCCAGGGGCGGCAGGCGGCGCGGATCCGCGCCCGTCCCCTTGCCTTGCCCGCCGTTCAGGCGCACCAGTTCCAAATGCGTGAGGTTTGCCACCACCGCCTGGCTGAGGTCATGGGGCAAGCGCACCCGGCCGGCCACCTCGCGGGCCTTGACGTCTGCCTCCCAGGCCTGGGCGCCACGCCGGGCGCTGAGCCGGACATCGTGAAAGACGCGGCCCGAATAGACCGCCTGCGTGATCGCCAGATCCACAAGTCCCACCGGTCCCGGCGCTGCCCGGTTTTTTTCGGGCGGCCACAACAGCGGTTCCCAGTCCTGGTAGGAAAAATAGGGGAGCACGCCGGCCAGGCGCAAGGTGGGCGCCTCGGGCACCACCGCGGGCGCCGCCCCGAAACGCAGCTCGCCGCGCCAGGGCGCACCCGCCGGCCCGCCCAGCGCCAGGACGCCCGCCAACACGCCGCCGTAATCAAAACGGAGGGGGCGTTCGACCGCGGGCGGCAAGGGCACGCGCAAAGTCAGGGCACGCACCTCCCCGGCGGCCTTGCCCAGGGGCCGGGGCAAGGCCAGGCGCGCCCCGGCCAGGGTGGACGACACCGACAGCTCCGCGGCTGCGCCGCCCCGGCCGGGCAGGCGGAGACTCCCCTGCCAGGCCGCCGCCCCGGAGAGGTAGGGCACTAAAAAGGGGGCAAAGCGATCCGCCACCGTACGCACCGCCGCCTCGCCCTGCCCGTCGAACACGGTGACCCGGCCGGCCTCACCGAGCTCCTGGCGGATGCTGACTTCCGCAGGCTGTCCCAGAATCCGGCCGCTGAGTTTCTCGGCGCTGAAACCGTGCTGGTCAAAGTCCAGTGCGCCATTGACCTGGGTGAACAGGAGGTCGGCGTCCCGCAGGCGCAAACGGCTGTCGCGCACGGCCAGGGAGCCCTTGACAAGCGGCTTGCGGGTGCCCAACGGCCATTTCATCTCCAGACGCAGCCGGGCCTCGCCGCTGGCCTCCATGTGGGCCACCACTTTGCCCAGCCGCTTGCGCAGGGGGGTCTCGCGCACAAAGTCGATGGCGTCACTGGCGTCCCCCCGCGCTGTTCCGTCTATGATGAGCACGGCGGGCCTGGCCTTGAAATCGGGAATGCGCAGGCGGGCCTCGTCGATGTCCCCGTGCCGGGTTTTGGCCGCGGCCACTTCAACGTCCAGGCTGCGGCCGCGAAACAAAAAGCCCGCTTCCACCTCCTCCAGGCGGGGCCAGTCGCGCATATACTCCAAAATGCCGTCCCGCACGTTGAAGCGCACTTCAAACCGTCCCCCGCCCTGGTCAAAAGGAAACTGCCTGAGCGGCCCCCGCAGTTGCACCGCCCCCTGGCCGGCCCGGCCGCCCACCACGGCCCGGTCCAGCCACGCTGCGAGCCTGGGAGGCATGACGGCGGCGGGAAGATAACGGGAGGCGTGCTCCAGATGCGCCTCGTCGAAGCCTGCCACGAAATCCACATCCGGCGAGTGCCCGTTCCCCGGCAGGGACAAATTGAGGGCGGCACGGATTTTGATATCCTCGTTTTCCAACCGGATATCGGGGGCGCGCAGCCGCCAGCCCCCCCCTTCGCGGTGCCAATACAAAACCGTCTGCAAACGGCCCACCGGCAGGCTTTCCCGGAACAAATGGCTGCTGAACACGGCGCCCCGGCTGTCCAGGCGCAACACCCCCCGTTGATTGTCGCTGACCACCGAACCGCTGAAACCCCGTCCCCCCGGGACACGGCCATGGGCCTGGCTGCCGGTGTCTTCAAACTCGCCGCGCACCAGCCAGCGGGGCGCTGTGTCCCCTGACCACTCCAGCCGCAGGTACACATTTTTGAACTCGCCTTCCACGGCCGCCGCCCGGACCGTTGCGCGGGCCTGCTCCGCCCCCCAGCCCCCCTGGATCCACAGCCGGGCCAGCTCCTCTGCCCGAATCCGGCTCAGGCCGGCCTCAAGCCGGCCCGCCCCTTCGCCCCCGGCGTGGTATTCGAGCCGCAACTGCGCCGGCGGCGGAGGCAGGGGCGCCGCGGCGGATACCAGAAACAGGCGGCTCAGATCCAGAGCCCAGCCGGTCCCGGTCTGCTGCTGCCAGCGCAACTGGCCCTGGACCAGCCGCAACAGCGCCGTGGACGCGTGG
This portion of the Gammaproteobacteria bacterium genome encodes:
- a CDS encoding TIGR02099 family protein, whose translation is MAAVKVQPKRPRTRAVARHCWRSAGLLVVALAVLVTALRLLLPLAGNYRQDIADWVSEALGQEVAIEKMRAGWHGFGPTLVLQGVTLFGEQHQALLKVALARVDVDLFASLLNGQLTPGRLTVREVELVVVREHDGHLSIGGVRQTGTGEDGALARWLNNQRWLALENSIVHWRDLKHDGLSLEFRGVDLELRRNGARRVIRGGAELPGELGQRFTFSAEVFGALDQPRLWEGRAYVRGQRLRPGAVLAAAPPLNVRIPRGDLDFDLWVHWSQGQATLVEGSFTARDLAVAAAAHHASTALLRLVQGQLRWQQQTGTGWALDLSRLFLVSAAAPLPPPPAQLRLEYHAGGEGAGRLEAGLSRIRAEELARLWIQGGWGAEQARATVRAAAVEGEFKNVYLRLEWSGDTAPRWLVRGEFEDTGSQAHGRVPGGRGFSGSVVSDNQRGVLRLDSRGAVFSSHLFRESLPVGRLQTVLYWHREGGGWRLRAPDIRLENEDIKIRAALNLSLPGNGHSPDVDFVAGFDEAHLEHASRYLPAAVMPPRLAAWLDRAVVGGRAGQGAVQLRGPLRQFPFDQGGGRFEVRFNVRDGILEYMRDWPRLEEVEAGFLFRGRSLDVEVAAAKTRHGDIDEARLRIPDFKARPAVLIIDGTARGDASDAIDFVRETPLRKRLGKVVAHMEASGEARLRLEMKWPLGTRKPLVKGSLAVRDSRLRLRDADLLFTQVNGALDFDQHGFSAEKLSGRILGQPAEVSIRQELGEAGRVTVFDGQGEAAVRTVADRFAPFLVPYLSGAAAWQGSLRLPGRGGAAAELSVSSTLAGARLALPRPLGKAAGEVRALTLRVPLPPAVERPLRFDYGGVLAGVLALGGPAGAPWRGELRFGAAPAVVPEAPTLRLAGVLPYFSYQDWEPLLWPPEKNRAAPGPVGLVDLAITQAVYSGRVFHDVRLSARRGAQAWEADVKAREVAGRVRLPHDLSQAVVANLTHLELVRLNGGQGKGTGADPRRLPPLELDVQALRYGALELGRLRLRASRIPTGLRFDDISTVAPAWRFTGQGSWLWEGGGPHSSFTISLDADDAGGVLAGLGYGDMIQSGKGSATLALHWDGPPAAFDLARAQGSIEFDIKKGRMLEVDPGAGRLLGLLSFQALPRRLALDFSDFFKKGFAFDRLGGLFAVEDGNAYTENLFMEGPAATIVARGRVGIATEDYDQRVIVVPHVSAGLPLAGAIAGGVGAGVAVLFLERLLKPKIDELTRVEYRVTGPWRAPVIERVATAGTAPAGSETQQ
- a CDS encoding carbon-nitrogen hydrolase family protein; amino-acid sequence: MSLVAAIQMASGPNVKANLIEAGRLIAQAADQGAKLVVLPENFAIMGHSEQDKVKQREGDGQGPIQAFLAEQAARHGVWLAGGTVPLEAADPAKVRAACLLFNERGERVARYDKIHLFDVHIEATGENYQESLTIEPGTAAPVVDTPFGRMGLAVCYDLRFPELFRCLLDQGLELLVVPSAFTAITGSAHWEILVRARAVENLCYMVAAAQGGYHANGRETHGDSMIVDPWGVVLDRLPRGSGVVMAELDRDCIDSIRRNFPATDHRRLHCRLPA
- the pmbA gene encoding metalloprotease PmbA (protease involved in proteolytic processing of the antibiotic Microcin B17 and in sensitivity to the DNA gyrase inhibitor LetD) translates to MSQSDNANLPAHGELAAIVQTILAEARRLGASAAEAGVSVESGLSVTARRGEVETVEHNCDRSLGVTVYFGQRKGAASSSDFSAAAVTETVGAACAIARHTAQDPCAGLADPERLAKTVPDLDLYHPWPLSPEQAIALALECEGAALAVDPRISNSEGATVSSHSGRRVYGNSHGFLGGYPSSRHSLSCAVIGEDGRGMQRDYWYTVARDSTRLEAPRNVGRRAGQRTVRRLNARRLATCETPVIYAAEVA
- the tldD gene encoding metalloprotease TldD yields the protein MTHAPLDVARELILAPAGLAERELETVLHALLLRSVDSADLYFQSSRYESWSLDDGIVKSGSHGIDRGVGVRAVSGEKTGFAYADEILMPALTQAADAARAIAGRGGLGAVQAWRAQAQHQLYPALDPLDTLSAADKVALLHAVDAEARRQDSRVKQVMVSLAGEHDVVLVAASDGTLAADVRPLVRLNVSVVAEAGGRREQGTAGGGGRHGYQSFVGERSLALAREAVRQALVNLEAGDAPAGTMTVVLGPGWPGVLLHEAVGHGLEGDFNRKGSSAFAGRIGERVASQWCTVVDDGTLDGRRGSLNVDDEGTPTQCTVLIERGVLKSYMQDKLNARLMNTAPTGNGRRESYAHLPMPRMTNTYMLAGEHEPGEIIASVDKGLYAVNFGGGQVDITSGKFVFSASEAYLIENGKVTRPVKGATLVGNGPDVLTRVSMVGNDLKLDEGVGTCGKEGQSVPVGVGQPTLKIDGLTVGGTSA